The DNA segment CTGAGAATCTGTCGAATGTTGAATACGTTTCCACTAAACAGTCATCTTCTACTttggttagtttttttttttttttaacaactattttttaaaaacgtatattttgcttttgttttatttttactgcaatTCCTTTAGAGTAGCGTTTATAGTGTTGATTCAATATGtgctacaaaataaaagcctttccTTTACAGTAGGTTTGTaggcattttattttgaattgttCCAATCATGGCACTTCAAAGGAACAGCACTTCAAAGGGACAGCCCGTGATGTCACAGTGCACATTCTACTGGCAAATCCCTTAAATAGGGGAGACATTCAACCAACTTTAGTGGATCTCGGAtggcagaaacacaaaacaacctggttgttaaaacaaagacaaggcaGACGAGAGAAACATGAGACATAAACGCTGACGCATTTACAATGGCAGAAGCAAAAATAGAAATGGTCATCACACCAAAAATAACAATCTTGCAAAGGCCAAAACCTGAGCTTGAAAAAGCCGCACAACCAAATCCTGAAAAGTCTCCTGTGGCACAACCACAAAAGGAAATGGTTGTGaaaccaaagaaacaaaaaaaggaaaaacagaaaagagtgGCTGAAGAACCGAGAAGACCAATTACTCGGGCATATGCCCGGGCTCTTCTTGAAGCTCAAAACAACATGGGTGATGGAGCAAACCcaacaaataaagaaatgcaagaaaacaCTGAAGCCACTCCTGAAAGGGAAAAAGCTGAATCCCTCACCATTTCAAATGCAAAGGAGGACATGAATATGGCGAGAGAGGGAAATGTGAATAAGCCCAGCAGACCAAACCCTGGGCCTAATGGAGGGACTTGGCAATATCAACCCAATCCCACATTTAGACCCCATCAGGGCAGTGTCCAGTTTAATCCCTGGCACGAGATTGCTGCTCTCAGACAGCAACTGGAAGCCTCCCAATACCATCAGAACGCCCTTTACTGGAAAATGGTAGCTGCAAACAAGAGGGCCTCTTATCACCAGTTTCAGGTGAACAAACTTCATGCACAAATGCATGAGAACAACAGAAGTCATGAGGAAACAATTAAAGTCCTCATAGAGCAGCTAGAGGAGGCTTCTAGTAATAAGCCCAATGACATCAGTGAGACAGAGGCTCTCACAAATGACAGTGAAGCTATTGTCATACTGGATGAGGTGATGGTTACCCTGCAGGACCAAATCAGCCACCCTACCACAGAGCAGTGTGTGGAGTCTGCCACTCCAACCACAGAGGCTTCACACACAGACTCTGTAGGACTGATGTCCTCTAAGGAGGCTGAATTTGAGGTCCAATGTAGAATTCAGCAAGAGCAGATTGAGATGCTCCAGAAACAGCTCCTAGCAGCTCAAAATCAGCTCGAAGAGCAGGCTGTTAAAAATAGGCAGGAGCAGGAGACACTCAACCTGGAAATCAGTGACCTGAAATCCCAGCTCTGCTCCAACAAGGCCCTTCATGATTTGAAGGTTGAGTCTCTTGAACAAGAGCTAAAAGAGGCCAAAGCTTCCTCACTTAAAATCGCACAGGAGCCACAAGAACAAAATTCCACCGATGCAAATGAAATACAAACATCTGAGcctctgaaagaaaaacacgCTGGAGGAGAGAAGATGGAAAAAGAGGACTCACCGCCATCCACTGCAATGTCTCTGCAGGAgcctctgaaagaaaaagacaccagacaacaagaaaaagaagaaaaagaggactCGCCTGCATTGTCTGTGCAGGAATCTTTGCAAAGTCTACGAGACAAGCAGAAAATGTTCACTGTGCAGGTGGCTGAACTCGAGACTGAAGTTAAGAGCCTGCCAGAGATTCCGCCaagtaagaagaagaagaagaagaagcggaACTGTCTGCATCCCCAGTTTCACCTAATTGGTCTCAACACCACGTCCtaaaaatcatatttatatACAACTAAATTGTCAGTGAACATTTGAAGCCCACTCGGTCGAGACAGAAGGCCACCCCTTCCTGAGCCCggttctgtcagaggtttcttcctattaagagggagtttttcctctccactgtcgccaagtgcttgctcataggggatttgggggcttttttttaacaccaacCACTGATAAGCTCACTGACATCAAATTTAGGACTCAGCAAATATATAAATGGATGAGGAATCATCCATTTAAAACATCTTTGCTGAGTCATATTTAGTTgtacataaatatgatttctgGGACACTAAGGCCAATCACAGACTCATTTGGACAattggtaaaaaaataaaaataaattggaaaaattgaaaaaagtaGTTGTGTCATTGTTTCATGTAGATTTCAGATAACGTTAAAAATCCTCATGTGTAATATTTCAGTGTAAATATCTCATATTACGAGTGAAACGCATACAGCTTAAAATCCGTTGCGGCCTGTACAAGTacaaaattgattttctttctaaaattaGAGCATGCAGCTTTTAATCAGGTGCGTTCTGTAGTCCGGGAATTACGGTACTTTATTTGAAATACCTGTGTACTTGGAGTGATGCTCACACCAAGCGCGTGCTGACATTAACTAAGTTTAACAAGTGGATCTACAGATTGGCATTAACCTCAAACATGCTGGGCCTAATTCACTTTTAGCCTTTGCCTATCACTCTGAGCACTCATTCACTGACTGTGGACTGCAACAGCATGGAAACTAGATCAAACATTAGAGCAAAGCAAACAGTTACATACCGTTTGGAAGCAGGTGAATAATTAACTAAAGGTGATGATGTCTTTATAGGTGATGCCCAGAGACAGTCTGTCAGACACTGACAGAGTGAGGTTTTGCAGCTTTAGCAGTTTTGTTGAGATCCCTACTCAAATATCTGAGATTCATATCAGGATGGGGAACTTGCACTGTCCACCTGCAGACGCATCCCAGCTGGCCTCCTTTGCTCGAGGCATCTGCTCATTTCCAAGCTACAACCCCAGTCCTCTTTTCAGCCAAATGCTGTCCATCAACTCTTCCTTTTACCTGAAGAACCACTACAAAGCAGTGCAGACTTCCCTGACCCCCGAGCAACTGGAGGACTTCACCAGGAGCCTGAGGACAACGTTTGGTAGGGAAGGCAAGGTTACTCTAGGTGGTGTTGGAGTAGTGGCTTTGTCTCTGGCCGTGTTGTTTGACACTCTTGCCAAGCAGGTCAGGGGAGAACCAGTGGCAGAGTCGGGGCCCATTTCTGGTTTGTTTCTCAAGGATCTCAGTGGATACTACCCACCACAAGTTTACACGATCAGCAGATACTTGAGACTGGTACCCCACATTGCTAACAACCCCTCCAGGATGAGAGAGGTGACAGAAAGGTAGGTATCAAAATGAATATTTGTGTACAAAACCACTTCCAGAACAGTGGGTACTTCGTGTCAAAAACCAGAATGCGATGATATGCATTGAAAGCCGATGTTTACCAAAAGATAGAACGAAAACAACAcatcaaaactgaaaaatatataaaaatgatttcatgttagcaacacatttaaaaaagtgttgCTACTTTATCAgctctttaaaaaaacccaaaaatccCACAAGTCGTGTGAGGCCTTCCACTGGTTTCCAATACAGAAACCATTTTTTTAAGCAGTGTTGCTTGAATATTCAAAGATTATTGTTAAAATAGTGGTTTTCAGCCTTGTGCTTTGTACTGAGTTGTCTCCATATTCTCCGAATCTTTTAATGATATGATATGTAATGGTTCCAAcacatatggaaaagaaatagaaaaaacttgCATAACAtttggcctacttcatatagtgaatgaTATAaagcttatatgatttactcatgaaagtggccactttctcattactttcatatattgtttcaGTAAGtacccaaaacatacaagtttcatttatataatttttcaagggatcttatatctgttttcactcttgtatacttttcatacaagtttcacacaagacagatacaaactttataagatttgtatatatcttttccatatggcaAGTGTCCtaatatattgtttgtttgtttatttatcaaAGGTAACCCAAATTCAGTTGCACACTTTGTGGTAAATATCACATACTGATACATATAATAAAAGGATGGAGGACAACAGCATTTGTGAGGATTTACTTTCTTGGCTGTAGAATAAAGAAATCATACATATTACCTATTACTTCAGCTACCTCCAAGGCCTTGTAGAGTGGGCATGCAACAGACATCCATCAACTCTAGTGCTTCTTCTGTCAGGATGAATGATCGTATGATAACATTGTGTCAGAATCTAGTCGAACTATTTTTCAGACCACCATTTCACTCCAGAAATCTTACATGTTGCTACGGTTGATTTGCTTTGACAACCATCATACAAGACCAGGCTGTTGCCAAGACACATTGGCAGTGATCAAAGAGGTTTGGGACAAGTGTGTGGAGCACCGGCCACTAGCTGTTAGCACTAGCAGTTCAAGTACCAACAAAAGGTGTCGGCAGCCCAAACTTGATGAAATGACTGGCTTCAGGACTAAAATTAGTAAGTCAACATGggacaaacttacaaattctcTTGCAAAATGGATTGCTCTAGACTATAGACCACTATCAGTGGTAGAAGATAGGGGGTTAGAAAATGTGCTACAGATTCAGATGAGGAAGCCCCGTGTGCAGAATCCACCATCAGTGAGACAGACTGCCCGCTGCAGTGGTGGTCCAGTCGAGCAGGGACCCACGCACAGCTGGGAACAactcattctttcacaaatgtttgtagaagcagtctgaaTGCCTGGGTgctgtggccatggaagtgattggaacacccgAATTCAATGATTTGCGGATTActaaatacttttggcaatatagtgtacaCTCATTTTAAATCTGTTAGCTCTGCCACCTCCCAGCTATAACTACTATGTTTGCGTTAGTGCCACTGTCTCCAAGCCACACATCACAGTAGAACACCTTGTTGTTAACCTTTCTTTttactcttgctgctatccttctttACAAATCCCACCTGACATTCGTCTTCACCCTGCATTCACTGTCTGCTGTTTTGAATGAATAACTTGTCTGTTTTCATTACCTCTGCTGATTGCATCTTCACTGTTAACATTTATTGAGTGTTGCAGAATATGTGATCTTATATGATTGCTATTTCTATCTTTCTTACCAAGGTGCATTCTTCAGTTGAAAGCTGATCTCCAAGCTATTAAAAAACTGGGTGAATATCACACATTACCATTAGAGGAGGACGTCACTTTACTGAACATGCACTTGTCACAATTTTTTGAGACCTTCTTGGAGATTCATCTCCTCCGTATCAAAAATGGCACTGCTGAAGACTTTCCGTCTGGAGATGTCACAATCCAAGGGAGCCCCATCTTCAATCTCAACTGTGACCCAGAGGTGGCTGACAAAGATTTTTTGGCTGCAATTGAAAAATCTGACAACCGCACCCAAGAAGCTTTTCAAAAATGCAAGCCAGAGAATGGAACTTTATCAACGTCATTGCTTCAATATGTTGCCAATTTGGAATGGGAAGATACAAAATCCCATGTTATTTTTACATTCTCAAAGACTAAAGAGGATGAAATAATAGCTCAAAAAGATGATTTTGATCTAAAGACCAATGCTTTGGGAAAATGGGAAGAACAGCTTACGGGCCAAGTAACTTATTGGCACACACATTTATTAatctcctaggacctggcgtccacatatgtggacatcacatttttggttgtctagaccaaaatactaaattttgctcttcttctcttgctctcggtgaaggcggtcgcacttttttcctcctcctcctcctcctcctctccgttagcttccctgcttagcctcttatgtccttgtctagtctcgtgttttttgtattacttttccctggaacactctctcacagtctgttctctaaaacctaaaagaggaattatggatttgatcaactggtccctgaatgcaattgacaccctttcctcaacgagaagtctgggctcgggtgagcctgagtgctgaagatatctacctattcggaaccatgataacagggttcttgccgatcggagctggcttggccctggcttatcgaagaattaaggaagcggaaccggctgttcaaacccccacaaggctgcccgctgggattgaaacgatgggacgaggcgtgagtttctcaaatgggctcattgagtgcagcacggataagatcttggagaaccgcacggctgccgtgaatactcaaaACAAGatctctgagtgcaaactgattacatctggaggggctcgctcggaataacacctctgagtgcaaattggatcacatcttgggaagcgcactgcggtcgtgagttctcagaattggctctttgagcacaagaatgacaacatcacggagcgtaagtttgttaacatcatggagaagctcacggctctccaacgggagattgagagaccagtgtcggactgttagaacagctttgaaattcatatgagttgttcgcactaaagtaaaaaccaccatcacttcacaAGGAGACACCTTCGGCaccagctgtggtctcaaggctggagctgaacaacaacaccctgataataGACTGTGTTGAGTCTGTTCTTCCCactctatgcaaggccacctgggttggctggaagactgtttacttaggcTGGCAGggtgaaggacactgtctcagctgaactctggacacacacacacgcacacagacatatatatacatgcagatatacactcatcccccctccaaaagccttcgacgcttattcccttccgatgctgacggtggatcatggagaccagcgcataggctgcaggcccggatgtaatGTCTaaattggctgtctctcaccctttacccatccctgttgcttgtcatgtgtttctttggtgtattaagagttttttcatgtgctatgtgcagaggtgtttttttctgttctcaaactgatctccctgttggagctcagtctggggggagttattttttttctccttatctttcctcatgttgtgcttttccatgttatacctctctgacctgtcttccccatgtgatgtttgtgtaatgtatgtatggtcggagggtaagatggtgccgccattgcgtgcaataggtcggcagccttaacatgaaatttccccttgtgggactaataaaggtatatcatatcatatcatacaagggcctgatatccactaaCAAGGATATTATACTGCCTCTGttttatcaaaatttaaaacgaatgtcctcatatgtggctctcatttttctgagaaacaaaaatcaggttaaaaaaataataaatctggtgattctttgtttttatattcatcgggtcccaatatgcccaaatatcaaagagaaatcaaaaatgcatgccatggaagagttcgggtcttagaaGGTTAAAGAAAGATGGTCCCTCGTTTATGGCGGTAGTTACGTTCTAAAAGTTACCGGCGATACGTGAAATCTGCGAAGTAGCtaactttcttttttacaattattatagatattttatggctgtaaaacccctcactacacactttatacacttttctcgaACAGGCATGaactttttcacacttttctctcttgtttaaacactctaaaGGTTCAAacatttgtagaaaaataagtccagtattacaGAATGAGGCACCCGCAGatgcctttgacggtgcaaaatgtttcatcgacatttttgtgtttgttggagaaaacttacaaacatacagtacagcacttgagagtcacactgctagcgatagAAGATTTCGATAAATTACAAGCTGAACTGTACTGTacacggcacgagattgattgacaatg comes from the Oreochromis aureus strain Israel breed Guangdong linkage group 18, ZZ_aureus, whole genome shotgun sequence genome and includes:
- the LOC116317847 gene encoding uncharacterized protein LOC116317847 — translated: MPRDSLSDTDRVRFCSFSSFVEIPTQISEIHIRMGNLHCPPADASQLASFARGICSFPSYNPSPLFSQMLSINSSFYLKNHYKAVQTSLTPEQLEDFTRSLRTTFGREGKVTLGGVGVVALSLAVLFDTLAKQVRGEPVAESGPISGLFLKDLSGYYPPQVYTISRYLRLVPHIANNPSRMREVTERCILQLKADLQAIKKLGEYHTLPLEEDVTLLNMHLSQFFETFLEIHLLRIKNGTAEDFPSGDVTIQGSPIFNLNCDPEVADKDFLAAIEKSDNRTQEAFQKCKPENGTLSTSLLQYVANLEWEDTKSHVIFTFSKTKEDEIIAQKDDFDLKTNALGKWEEQLTGQVTYWHTHLLIS